TCTCAGAAGCTTCATGTAAGATCTTCAAATTCACACATCCTTAAGTACTTCAGACGGTGTTGATGATTCAAAGCTTGCTCGCTCAGtgtatcattagaattaaaatgcaCTAAAACGAAGAAGCTGGAATCGGAAGGACAAGTGCAATAACATTTCTTGACTACTCTAATTTTAGTTCCAATTACGATGTCCTTTAAATATTCTGCTTTGAATTGGACGTGTTTAATGATCTTCCCATCGTAAAACAATGCTCTCAATGCTGTCATCCAGCGAATGACGCACTTGCTCTGACCACTCACCACAGCAAAAGGTGCGTTAGTGCACTATCAAAGAAGCGGAAATTAAAAGCGTATATTTCAGCCATATCTACCAACAATAACTCCAAAATTGAGTGTCTGGTAATGAAAGCAGGTGAAGGTAGAGGTTTAGGCTGAGGGGACGCAGGTGGCGCTGGAAACAGCCATGGGGTAAGAGAAGGGGTTGGCGTACTGGAAAGAGATGGTTTCGCCCGGGCGGAGGGGGCGGCCGTCGTTGAGGAGGCAGTCGTTGATGCTGAGGCGGCGGAAGATGCGGGGGTTGATTTGGCGAGCGCTGCTAAACTTGCCGCAGCTTAGGTGGATTTGGCCCATGGCACACCCgtctttcaacgggcaaagattCTGCACATTCACCGTGTACGTTGGGATCCCACTGGGCAGCGGCGGCGTCGCGTCTTGGTGCAACACGATGTCATCCATGCTGCACTCGTTTCCTATCCGATTTGTCGAtttggaggaagaggacgaggacgaggacgtcACCGTTGCACGCAAACCACTAACACACATCAAGGTTGTACCTGATACAAGAAAATATGTATCATAATCTAAATAAGTATATAGGGATTTGAGTACGTGTGATTCTAATGTTTCAAGTAAGTTGCACATATTttcatcaaaccaaatatgacaaatatttggttgaaaaaaaaatatatctagcATATTAGATAAAGCTTAAGTTTGAATAAGATTGTATGGTCGATTATTAGTATAACTctttagaatatattattatggaATCAGAGATGAGAGAAGCAAAAAGTAAGTAGAAAGAGAAATAGTTTGGTTTCACGCGTACCGAAGGTAAGCAGAAGGATTAGCGCTATAACAGTTCTCATCCTCAGCTGCTCCGGCGACATGCACCCTAACccttagcttcttcttcttcttcttcctcttgatccTTCGTTCGTATAAATGTGTAGTATGTGAAGGAAGTATTTAAATGTGAGTAATAACATAGAAAAACAAGCATAATGGGCAATATCTATTTGATTTGAACTGCACGTAATGTTTGAACGGaggaaatacaaaatcatcacaccCTTTCCTTAGAGATGTAATTAtaataggtaaataaa
The window above is part of the Musa acuminata AAA Group cultivar baxijiao chromosome BXJ2-6, Cavendish_Baxijiao_AAA, whole genome shotgun sequence genome. Proteins encoded here:
- the LOC135613896 gene encoding TPD1 protein homolog 1-like, whose protein sequence is MSPEQLRMRTVIALILLLTFGTTLMCVSGLRATVTSSSSSSSSKSTNRIGNECSMDDIVLHQDATPPLPSGIPTYTVNVQNLCPLKDGCAMGQIHLSCGKFSSARQINPRIFRRLSINDCLLNDGRPLRPGETISFQYANPFSYPMAVSSATCVPSA